GCTGCCGCCGAGTCCGGAAGTGCTGGGGCAAGCGCCGTTGGCGTTTTGGCAGCGGTTGGTCGAGGAGGTTCGGCCGAGCCGGGTCGTGGAGGGCGAGGACTTTCGTTTCGGCAAGGCCCGCGGCGGCGACGTGGCGATGATGCGGCAGCACGCCGGCGGCACCGAGATCGTCACCATCGAGCCGGCGACGGCGGTGCTGCACGATCTGTCGGTCGTCGATGTCGGCAGTTCGTTGATCCGCTGGCTCATCGCCCACGGCCGGGTGAGCGATGCGGCCCGTTGCCTGGGTCGGCCGTATCGGCTCGTCGGTGAGGTCATTCGCGGCTACGGCCGGGGCCGCAAGCTCGGCATCCCCACGGCCAACCTCGCGAGCCGGCAACTGGTCCCCGCCGACGGCGTCTACGCCGGCAGCGTCGATGGCCAGCCCGCCGCGATCAGTATCGGCGTTACGCCGACCTTCGACGGCATGCGTCGCCAGACCGAGGTCCACATCCTCGACTTCGACGGCGACCTTTACGACAAGCCGCTCGCGGTCGATCTGCACCATTGGGTCCGGCCGCAGGTGAAGTTCGACGGGGTGGAGCATCTGGTCGAGCAGTTGCACCGGGATTTCGCGACGATCCGAAAGACCACGGCTTCAGCCGTGGGTCGACGGGCGGTATCGCAGACCCACGGCTGAAGCCGTGGGCTTTCGGTTGTGGTATGCTCGCTCTCCAGATGATGCGTACCACCACTGCCGTTCTTGCCGTTTCGTTGTCGACGACAGCGTTCGCCCAAGTGTCCGACGTCGTTTTCTTCGGCGACTCGCTCAGCGACGTCGGGAATGTCAACGCGTTGACCCTCGGCTTGCTGCCGGGGGCGAACTACTTCGACGGCCGGTTCTCGAACGGGCAACTTTTCAGCGAGTACCTCGCGTCCGACCTGGGCTTGCCCGCGCCGGTGAACAGCTTGGCCGGCGGCGACAACTTCGCGTTCGGCGGCGCCGGGGCGGCGGGCAACAACTTCATCGGCGTGATCCCG
The DNA window shown above is from Planctomycetota bacterium and carries:
- the ribF gene encoding riboflavin biosynthesis protein RibF, producing the protein MQVLHGMNAITDLPNGAALSIGNFDGLHLGHQRIIEALGDGPRAIVTFEPHPATVLRPELAPPRLSTAEQKRALLEDAGIDAVLELPPSPEVLGQAPLAFWQRLVEEVRPSRVVEGEDFRFGKARGGDVAMMRQHAGGTEIVTIEPATAVLHDLSVVDVGSSLIRWLIAHGRVSDAARCLGRPYRLVGEVIRGYGRGRKLGIPTANLASRQLVPADGVYAGSVDGQPAAISIGVTPTFDGMRRQTEVHILDFDGDLYDKPLAVDLHHWVRPQVKFDGVEHLVEQLHRDFATIRKTTASAVGRRAVSQTHG